Within Microbacterium proteolyticum, the genomic segment CGAGGTGCAGGTACGTGAAGAGGGTGAGGTCGGCGCGCAGGTGCCCGTACTCGGGAGCGATGGGCTCCTTCACCTTGACGAGGAGCTCCGCGCGCGCCCAGGTCTCGTCGGCCGTCGCGACGATCTCGGCGCCGGCCAGGCGGTACTGGTCGTCCGAGAATCCGCTGCCCTCACCGGCACCGGCCTGGACGAGGACCTCGTGGCCCCGGTGCACGAGAGCGTCGACGCCCGCCGGTGTCATGGCGACGCGGTTCTCGTTGTTCTTGATCTCGGTGGGCACGGCGACGCGCATCGGTCTCTCCTCTGAGTGGTCGTGGCAGGAAGGATCGCAGGAATCCGTGTTTCCGTGGCGTTAACCCGCAGATCCTTCGGCATGGATGCCATTTCCACCGGTATCGTCGGACCGGAGCCGTCCCACCCGATTGCCGCGCCGAAGGATCTGCGATGCCCGAAGACGACCTGCACCCGCTCGACGCGCGCATCATCGAGCTCCTCTCGGCGGACGCCCGCATGACGAACGCCGCCCTCGCCGACGCGCTCGGCGTCGCGGCATCCACGGCTCACACCCGCGTCCGCGGGCTCGTCGACCGCGGGCTCATCACCGGCTTCCACGCCGCGGTCGATCAGAGCCGTCTGGGGCGCGGACTGCAGGCCATCGTCGGCGTGACCCTCCGGCCCGGCCAGCGGCACGAGAGCATCCGCGCCTTCGCCCAGGAGATCCGGCGGCACCCCGACGTGATCCAGCTGTTCTTCCTCGGCGGCGCCGACGACTTCCTCGTCCACATCGCGGTCGACGACTCCTCCTCCGTGCGCCGGTTCGTGGTCGATCAGCTCTCGGCCCGGCACAGCGTGGCATCCACGCGCACGAGCATCATCTTCGAGTACCACCGCAACGCGCTCGCGGCCGATTTCGACTGAGCGGCCGCCCGTCCGCCGATAGGGTGTCGGAAACCGCAGACCACCGCACCGGCGAGGGGGATTCGTGCTGCTGACGATCGGGCTCGCCGTGATGTGCATCGGTGTCGCCTTCGGCGTCGTCGCCATCGCCCTGCCGCGGGCCTCGGCGCCCGTGCCGTTCACCACGTTCATCCAGTA encodes:
- a CDS encoding Lrp/AsnC family transcriptional regulator, coding for MPEDDLHPLDARIIELLSADARMTNAALADALGVAASTAHTRVRGLVDRGLITGFHAAVDQSRLGRGLQAIVGVTLRPGQRHESIRAFAQEIRRHPDVIQLFFLGGADDFLVHIAVDDSSSVRRFVVDQLSARHSVASTRTSIIFEYHRNALAADFD